A section of the Alkalihalobacillus sp. LMS39 genome encodes:
- the groES gene encoding co-chaperone GroES, with protein sequence MLKPLGDRVVIELVESEEKTASGIVLPDSAKEKPQEGKIVAVGSGRVLDSGEKVALEVKEGDSIIFSKYAGTEVKYEGNEYLILRESDILAVIG encoded by the coding sequence TTGTTAAAGCCATTAGGTGATCGTGTCGTTATTGAGTTAGTCGAGTCAGAAGAAAAAACTGCGAGTGGGATCGTACTTCCAGATTCAGCTAAAGAAAAGCCACAAGAAGGAAAAATTGTTGCTGTAGGTTCTGGTCGAGTGTTAGATAGTGGAGAAAAAGTAGCGCTTGAAGTAAAAGAAGGCGATAGCATTATTTTCTCTAAATACGCGGGTACAGAAGTAAAGTATGAAGGAAATGAATACTTAATTTTACGCGAAAGCGATATATTAGCTGTTATTGGCTAA
- the groL gene encoding chaperonin GroEL (60 kDa chaperone family; promotes refolding of misfolded polypeptides especially under stressful conditions; forms two stacked rings of heptamers to form a barrel-shaped 14mer; ends can be capped by GroES; misfolded proteins enter the barrel where they are refolded when GroES binds) — MAKEIKFSEDARRSMLRGVDALANAVKVTLGPKGRNVVLEKKFGSPLITNDGVTIAKEIELEDAFENMGAKLVAEVASKTNDIAGDGTTTATVLAQAMIREGLKNVTSGANPMVIRKGIEKATQTAVQELQKISKPIEGKASIAQVAAISSADDEVGQIIAEAMDRVGNDGVITIEESKGFTTELEVVEGMQFDRGYASPYMVTDSDKMEAVLDNPYILITDKKISNIQEVLPVLEQVVQQGKPILIIAEDVEGEALATLVVNKLRGTFNAVAVKAPGFGDRRKSMLEDVAILTGGEVITEDLGLDLKSANITQLGRAAKVVVTKETTTIVEGAGETEKISARVNQIKAQVEETTSEFDKEKLQERLAKLAGGVAVLKVGAATETEMKERKLRIEDALNSTRAAVEEGIVAGGGTALVNVIKAVQALEVDGDEATGVNIVLRALEEPVRQIAHNAGLEGSVIVERLKGEAVGVGFNAATGEWVNMVETGIVDPTKVTRSALQHAASVSAMFLTTEAVIADKPEENEGGGMPDMGGMGGMGGMGGMM, encoded by the coding sequence ATGGCTAAAGAAATTAAATTTAGTGAAGATGCTCGTCGTTCAATGCTTCGTGGTGTTGATGCTCTTGCGAATGCGGTAAAAGTTACATTAGGACCAAAAGGTCGTAATGTTGTTCTTGAGAAAAAATTTGGTTCTCCATTAATTACTAATGATGGTGTAACGATCGCAAAAGAAATCGAACTTGAAGATGCATTCGAAAATATGGGTGCGAAGCTTGTTGCTGAAGTAGCTAGCAAAACAAATGATATTGCTGGAGACGGTACAACAACAGCAACGGTATTAGCGCAAGCAATGATCCGTGAAGGTTTGAAAAACGTAACTTCTGGTGCGAACCCAATGGTTATCCGTAAAGGAATCGAAAAAGCAACTCAAACAGCAGTTCAAGAATTACAAAAAATCTCAAAACCAATCGAAGGAAAAGCTTCAATTGCCCAAGTTGCAGCGATTTCATCTGCTGACGATGAAGTAGGTCAAATCATTGCAGAGGCAATGGACCGTGTTGGGAACGACGGTGTTATTACAATTGAAGAATCAAAAGGATTCACTACAGAGCTTGAAGTGGTTGAAGGTATGCAATTCGACCGTGGATATGCTTCTCCATACATGGTAACTGACTCTGATAAGATGGAAGCTGTTCTTGACAACCCTTATATCTTAATTACAGATAAAAAGATTTCAAATATCCAAGAAGTATTACCTGTGCTTGAGCAAGTTGTTCAACAAGGTAAGCCAATCTTAATCATTGCTGAAGATGTTGAAGGTGAAGCTCTTGCTACATTAGTGGTGAACAAACTTCGTGGAACATTTAACGCAGTAGCGGTAAAAGCTCCTGGATTTGGTGACCGTCGTAAGTCTATGCTTGAAGACGTTGCGATCTTAACTGGTGGAGAAGTGATTACAGAAGATTTAGGTCTTGACCTTAAATCTGCAAACATCACACAATTAGGCCGTGCAGCTAAAGTCGTTGTTACGAAAGAAACAACAACAATTGTTGAAGGTGCTGGCGAAACTGAAAAAATCTCTGCTCGCGTAAACCAAATCAAAGCTCAAGTGGAAGAAACAACTTCTGAGTTTGATAAAGAAAAATTACAAGAGCGTCTTGCAAAACTTGCTGGCGGTGTAGCCGTTCTTAAAGTAGGTGCTGCTACTGAAACAGAAATGAAAGAGCGTAAATTACGTATTGAAGATGCGCTTAACTCAACTCGTGCTGCAGTTGAAGAAGGTATCGTAGCAGGTGGAGGAACAGCACTTGTAAACGTAATTAAAGCTGTTCAAGCGCTAGAAGTAGATGGTGACGAAGCAACAGGTGTGAACATCGTTCTTCGCGCACTAGAAGAGCCAGTTCGTCAAATCGCACACAACGCTGGTCTTGAAGGTTCAGTTATCGTTGAACGTCTTAAAGGCGAAGCGGTTGGTGTTGGTTTCAACGCTGCAACTGGCGAATGGGTAAACATGGTTGAAACAGGAATCGTTGACCCAACGAAAGTAACTCGTTCAGCTCTACAACATGCTGCATCAGTATCTGCCATGTTCTTAACAACAGAAGCAGTTATCGCTGATAAGCCTGAGGAAAACGAAGGCGGCGGCATGCCTGATATGGGCGGCATGGGCGGTATGGGTGGAATGGGCGGCATGATGTAA
- a CDS encoding tyrosine-type recombinase/integrase has protein sequence MKGHFYRRNCTCKKKKCICGSKWAFTIDIGLDPITGKRKQKVKSGFNTKQEAEEFATTLIHELNQGTYLEETDKTFSDFAKEWLPVYSEAKDVKPGTIRVRLHEIGKLLPYFAQLKLKDITRKMYQDALNDLKEKGYSDSTREGINRTGRMIFRKALELELIKKDPTEFAYVKKEKKTIEQLEEEEVPRYLEKEELALFLKTAKDYGLEHDYLMYLILAYTGIRVGELVALKWKDIDLINHTISISKTYYNPKNNALEYQLVTPKTRKSRRKIIVDEDVIHVLTDHKRVQEKVIERLGDAYHNKDFIFAKMERQYGYPIVVKNVRDRMKRLLKIARLNEDLTPHSLRHTHTSLLAEAGVSLEQIMDRLGHTDDQITKNVYLHVTQEMKKEASQKFAELMRSLR, from the coding sequence ATGAAAGGACATTTTTACCGGCGAAACTGTACTTGCAAGAAGAAAAAATGCATATGTGGTTCAAAGTGGGCTTTCACAATTGATATAGGATTAGATCCAATCACTGGGAAGAGAAAGCAGAAGGTAAAAAGCGGCTTTAATACTAAGCAAGAAGCTGAAGAATTTGCTACCACTCTAATTCATGAATTAAACCAAGGAACATATTTAGAGGAAACAGATAAAACTTTTAGCGACTTTGCAAAAGAGTGGCTTCCCGTTTATAGCGAAGCAAAAGATGTAAAGCCCGGAACCATTCGCGTCCGTCTCCACGAAATCGGTAAATTGTTACCCTATTTCGCTCAATTAAAACTAAAAGACATTACGCGAAAAATGTATCAAGATGCTCTAAACGACCTAAAGGAAAAAGGGTATTCTGATAGCACCAGAGAGGGAATTAATAGGACAGGAAGGATGATATTCCGAAAAGCATTAGAACTGGAATTGATTAAAAAAGATCCTACTGAATTCGCCTATGTAAAAAAAGAAAAGAAAACAATTGAACAATTAGAAGAAGAGGAAGTTCCACGATATCTTGAAAAAGAAGAACTTGCTCTGTTTTTAAAAACAGCCAAGGATTACGGTTTGGAGCATGATTACTTGATGTATTTAATTTTAGCCTACACCGGAATAAGGGTTGGTGAACTGGTTGCCCTAAAGTGGAAAGATATAGATTTAATAAACCATACAATTAGCATAAGTAAAACGTATTACAACCCAAAGAATAATGCTTTGGAATATCAGTTAGTCACACCAAAAACGAGAAAATCACGCCGAAAAATCATTGTGGATGAAGATGTAATACATGTATTGACGGATCATAAAAGAGTTCAGGAGAAAGTTATCGAACGTCTAGGGGATGCTTATCATAATAAAGATTTCATATTCGCTAAAATGGAAAGACAATACGGTTATCCTATCGTGGTTAAAAATGTACGAGATCGAATGAAAAGATTGCTTAAAATTGCAAGGCTAAATGAAGATTTAACGCCACATAGTTTAAGACACACGCACACATCACTACTTGCCGAGGCAGGTGTCAGTCTCGAACAAATTATGGACCGTTTAGGTCATACTGACGATCAAATTACGAAAAATGTGTACCTCCACGTAACCCAAGAAATGAAAAAAGAAGCCTCTCAAAAGTTCGCTGAACTCATGAGAAGCCTCCGTTAA
- a CDS encoding DUF3800 domain-containing protein: MNDVQFAFVDEYGNYGFDFEKNDVSTHFIIVAILVKGSNKEILEEKVEYIRQKYFQAGEMKSSKIRNNHKRRSLILNELKGLPFHIFAYVIDKRKINENAGIRFKKSFFKFLNRQLYDDLFKTFDQLELVADEYGNKEFMEEFKAYVKRKSIPDLFNFSSFGFNNSKSNILIQLADLLAGTIAKGYDKNQLSDEYQTFYKILEKHIIRLEYWPKDYRNFLVDTSKSENKTPYDEVILKQAVNLAYQYIDKSSNIEDIDEKDRVDFLKFLLLKTYQNPNEYIYTHEILDNLNAIRNQKINIHYFRSNIVSKLRDNGLLIASSNKGYKLPTCIEDLYDFVNLTSLNIHPMIQRITKCRDQILLATNNEIDILDKAEYEDIKRIVELSKGLV, encoded by the coding sequence GTGAACGATGTTCAATTTGCTTTTGTAGATGAATATGGGAACTATGGCTTTGATTTCGAGAAAAATGACGTCTCAACACATTTTATAATTGTTGCTATTCTTGTTAAAGGTTCTAATAAAGAGATATTAGAGGAAAAAGTAGAATATATAAGGCAGAAGTATTTTCAGGCTGGTGAAATGAAGTCCAGTAAAATCAGAAACAACCATAAGAGAAGAAGTTTGATTCTAAATGAGCTAAAAGGTCTGCCTTTCCACATTTTTGCTTATGTTATAGATAAAAGGAAAATAAATGAAAACGCGGGAATTCGTTTTAAGAAGTCTTTTTTCAAATTTTTAAATAGACAATTATATGATGATTTATTTAAAACTTTTGACCAACTAGAGCTTGTTGCGGATGAATATGGAAATAAAGAGTTCATGGAAGAGTTTAAAGCGTATGTGAAACGGAAGAGTATCCCCGATTTATTTAACTTCTCTAGTTTCGGATTTAATAATAGTAAGTCTAATATCCTTATTCAATTAGCTGATCTACTGGCGGGGACAATCGCTAAGGGATATGATAAAAACCAACTTTCAGATGAATATCAGACTTTTTATAAGATCTTAGAAAAACACATTATTAGGTTAGAATATTGGCCAAAGGACTATAGAAATTTTTTGGTTGATACATCAAAAAGTGAAAATAAAACGCCATATGATGAAGTGATTTTAAAACAGGCTGTCAACTTGGCTTACCAATATATAGATAAGTCTAGCAATATTGAAGATATTGATGAAAAGGACAGAGTTGATTTTCTGAAGTTTTTGTTATTAAAAACGTACCAAAATCCAAATGAATATATATATACACATGAAATTCTTGATAACCTCAATGCTATTAGAAACCAAAAGATCAACATCCATTACTTTAGATCTAATATTGTATCTAAGTTACGGGATAATGGGTTATTAATTGCCAGTAGTAATAAGGGATATAAGTTACCTACATGTATAGAAGATCTGTATGACTTTGTTAACCTGACTAGTTTAAATATACATCCAATGATTCAAAGAATAACTAAATGTAGAGACCAAATTTTATTAGCTACTAATAATGAGATAGATATTCTTGATAAAGCAGAATATGAAGATATTAAAAGAATTGTAGAGCTATCAAAGGGATTAGTATAA
- a CDS encoding tyrosine-type recombinase/integrase, with protein MKGHYYKRDCKCEVEDCTCKWTYVVDNGINPKTGRRRQKSKGGFSTKHEAQMAASAFLTEVKEGNVVKIDIKFKDFIQDWLEYYIDRNAPKPGTIDNRLYSINKLMPFFAHLKLKDITEDIYQDALHTLKSQNLTRNTLEGIHTTGKMIFNFATSKKVIETNPTEQAYIRKDQKTIIEDDVEELPNFFERNELLMFLDTVNEKGLYMDEVIFTTLAYTGIRVGELVALQWKDIDFKKHTIRITKTYYNKKNNTRNYQLVPPKTLKSRRIVSVDEIVINALKKHKLEQEALIRHFGDRYSDYGYIFANFNRYPGYPVLIKLVETRMTRILKLGELNKGLTPHSLRHTHTSLLAQAGATLEEIMDRLGHFDEEVTRKVYLHFTTEVKRAACDKFSKLLQR; from the coding sequence ATGAAAGGTCATTACTATAAAAGAGACTGCAAGTGCGAAGTTGAGGATTGTACTTGCAAGTGGACATATGTTGTTGACAATGGGATTAACCCTAAAACTGGTAGAAGGCGTCAGAAATCCAAGGGAGGTTTCAGCACCAAACATGAGGCTCAAATGGCTGCATCTGCCTTCTTAACTGAAGTAAAAGAAGGGAATGTAGTTAAAATAGACATTAAATTTAAAGATTTTATTCAAGACTGGTTGGAATATTATATTGATAGAAATGCACCAAAGCCCGGAACCATCGACAATAGGCTATATAGTATAAATAAATTAATGCCATTCTTTGCCCATCTAAAGCTAAAAGATATTACTGAAGATATATATCAGGATGCATTGCATACTTTAAAGAGCCAAAATCTAACCAGAAATACATTAGAAGGTATTCATACTACTGGGAAAATGATCTTTAATTTTGCAACTAGTAAAAAGGTTATTGAAACAAACCCAACAGAGCAGGCATACATTAGAAAAGATCAAAAAACCATCATTGAAGATGATGTGGAAGAACTTCCTAATTTCTTCGAAAGAAATGAGCTTCTGATGTTTTTGGATACCGTTAATGAAAAAGGTCTATATATGGATGAAGTCATTTTTACTACATTAGCCTATACAGGTATTCGTGTGGGAGAATTGGTAGCACTTCAATGGAAAGATATTGATTTTAAAAAACACACAATCCGAATTACAAAAACGTACTATAACAAGAAAAATAATACTCGGAACTATCAACTGGTTCCACCAAAAACATTAAAGTCACGTCGTATTGTTTCAGTGGATGAAATTGTAATTAACGCACTTAAAAAGCACAAATTAGAGCAGGAAGCATTAATTAGGCATTTTGGAGACAGATACTCTGACTATGGGTATATTTTTGCTAACTTTAATCGTTATCCGGGCTATCCTGTCTTAATCAAATTAGTTGAAACAAGGATGACAAGGATACTCAAGTTGGGAGAATTGAATAAAGGCCTTACTCCACACTCACTTCGCCATACACATACATCCCTACTTGCACAAGCTGGGGCAACTCTGGAAGAAATCATGGATCGGTTAGGCCATTTTGATGAAGAGGTGACTAGAAAAGTATATCTTCATTTCACAACAGAAGTGAAAAGAGCTGCTTGTGATAAATTTAGTAAGTTATTACAGAGGTGA
- a CDS encoding helix-turn-helix domain-containing protein — MKKSKEYSTWESLPDTLTAMHISQFLGISRRRVYELFQIQADKGGIPHFRIGASKRVEKEDFRQWVTQMKERNRIIIN, encoded by the coding sequence TTGAAAAAATCCAAAGAATATTCTACTTGGGAATCGCTACCCGATACTCTGACAGCAATGCACATCTCACAATTTCTTGGTATTTCCAGAAGAAGAGTTTATGAATTGTTTCAAATACAAGCGGATAAGGGTGGGATTCCTCATTTTCGAATTGGAGCTTCTAAGAGAGTGGAAAAGGAAGACTTTAGACAGTGGGTTACACAAATGAAGGAGAGAAATAGGATAATCATCAACTAA
- a CDS encoding IS110 family transposase, producing the protein MNYTQNQKISQITPKTLIIGIDVAKDKHVARAQDDRGFEFGKRLIFDNSFHGFVTLLSWAERHMKSHYKDHVIYGVEPTGHFWLNLAYYLKAQNIDIVLVNPMHVKKSKELDDNSPTKNDTKDARVIAQLIKDGRYSVPNLLEGIYAELREGVKLRDQLIKQLITIEGRIQNHIQRYFPEFFNVFGDWEGKAAQCTLKLFPFPGDIAQMSPEEVLQSWKPFVQRGVGIKRATKLVETAQKSIGIKIGLTFAKREIQSLLDQHELFKTQLAELDEELESLVLTIPGADEMIAIPGLGPVTVATFFAEVGDIRNYKHPQQVVNLAGMSLKEHSSGKYKGQSRITKRGRKRLRKALYLAIRPLVAHNPTFKALHHHYTHRPERPLKKQQSLIALCCKLLRVLFVIGQKQCPFDPSKLMQGLSQSEGLEAA; encoded by the coding sequence ATGAATTATACTCAAAATCAGAAAATCTCGCAAATCACACCAAAGACTCTCATTATCGGCATTGATGTGGCAAAAGACAAACACGTTGCACGTGCTCAAGATGATCGAGGATTTGAATTTGGCAAGCGCCTTATCTTTGATAATAGTTTTCACGGTTTTGTCACTCTACTAAGTTGGGCAGAGAGACATATGAAAAGCCATTATAAAGATCACGTCATCTATGGTGTCGAACCAACTGGCCACTTTTGGCTAAATCTAGCCTATTACTTAAAGGCACAAAACATTGATATTGTCCTAGTCAATCCAATGCATGTGAAGAAGAGTAAAGAGCTCGATGATAATTCTCCGACCAAAAATGATACGAAAGACGCGCGTGTAATCGCGCAGTTGATTAAGGATGGCAGATACTCCGTACCAAACCTCTTAGAAGGCATATACGCTGAACTAAGAGAAGGCGTCAAATTAAGAGATCAGCTCATCAAACAACTTATTACTATCGAAGGTCGGATTCAAAATCACATTCAGCGGTACTTTCCTGAATTCTTCAACGTATTTGGTGATTGGGAAGGAAAAGCGGCTCAATGTACGTTGAAGCTGTTTCCGTTTCCAGGAGATATCGCTCAGATGTCACCAGAAGAAGTCTTACAAAGTTGGAAGCCATTTGTCCAAAGAGGGGTTGGCATTAAACGAGCTACTAAGCTCGTCGAAACCGCACAAAAGAGCATTGGCATCAAGATTGGTTTAACCTTTGCCAAACGTGAAATTCAAAGTCTGCTTGACCAACACGAACTCTTTAAAACCCAACTCGCAGAGTTGGATGAGGAGTTAGAATCGTTGGTTCTTACCATTCCTGGAGCCGATGAAATGATCGCAATACCAGGATTAGGGCCCGTGACAGTCGCAACGTTCTTCGCTGAAGTTGGTGACATTAGAAATTACAAGCATCCCCAACAAGTCGTTAACTTAGCGGGTATGTCTTTGAAAGAACACAGTTCAGGTAAGTATAAAGGGCAATCAAGGATTACAAAGAGAGGTCGAAAACGACTACGCAAAGCCTTATATTTAGCGATTCGACCGCTCGTTGCCCACAATCCAACATTCAAAGCCCTACATCATCATTATACTCATCGCCCTGAACGCCCACTGAAAAAACAGCAGTCGTTAATTGCATTGTGTTGTAAATTATTACGCGTTTTATTTGTGATTGGACAGAAACAATGTCCTTTTGATCCATCGAAATTAATGCAAGGTTTGTCTCAATCCGAAGGACTTGAGGCAGCTTAA
- a CDS encoding type I restriction-modification system subunit M: MSKLTLQELEKTLWDAADILRGELNAAVYKDYIFGLMFLKRMNDQFSIERDTKKIEFVSQGMDEEEVEMLLEEPTMYETFFVPPAARWDKLKNLTLNIGPELDKAFKAIEDEPKNAELIGVLTTANYNDKERVPDKKLSQLLLLFDKHNLAYENLENPDVLGDAYQYLIKQFADDGGTKGGEFYTPREVVKVLVNILKPQEGDRIYDPTVGSGGMLIESMHYIKENGGNERNVSLFGQEINLSTWAICKMNMLFHFARGADIRKGDTIRTPMHTEGGVLKTFDVILANPPFSLKNWGVEEAENDPYNRFSYGVPPKSYGDLGFVSHMVASLNQKGKLGTVVPHGVLFRGGAEGKIRQGYLIDDLVEAVIGLPSNVFYGTTIPAALIIINKNKPFERRNKVLFIDASQEFIKDGNKNKLREEDIEKIVVTFNEFIDIEKYAAIVDINTIKDNEYNLNISRYIDTSEEEEEIDISGVINDLKEIKKEFSKTEAKLNNYLRELGLDEI; this comes from the coding sequence ATGAGTAAGTTAACACTGCAAGAATTAGAAAAAACGTTATGGGATGCTGCAGATATTCTTCGGGGAGAATTGAATGCAGCTGTTTATAAAGACTACATATTCGGATTAATGTTCTTAAAGCGTATGAACGATCAATTCTCAATAGAAAGAGATACCAAGAAAATAGAGTTTGTTTCCCAAGGAATGGATGAAGAAGAAGTTGAGATGTTACTAGAAGAACCGACCATGTATGAAACATTCTTTGTACCACCAGCTGCACGTTGGGACAAGCTAAAGAACCTTACCTTAAATATTGGCCCAGAATTAGATAAGGCATTTAAAGCTATTGAAGATGAGCCAAAAAACGCAGAATTAATAGGCGTTTTAACTACTGCTAACTATAACGACAAGGAACGTGTACCAGATAAAAAGTTATCACAGCTATTGCTATTATTCGATAAACACAATTTAGCATATGAAAACCTAGAGAACCCTGATGTCTTAGGGGATGCTTATCAATATTTAATTAAGCAATTTGCCGATGATGGTGGTACTAAAGGTGGCGAGTTCTATACACCTCGTGAAGTAGTAAAAGTATTAGTAAATATTTTGAAACCACAAGAAGGAGATCGAATTTACGATCCAACAGTTGGTAGTGGTGGTATGTTAATTGAATCTATGCATTACATTAAAGAGAATGGTGGAAATGAACGAAATGTTTCCTTATTTGGACAGGAGATTAACCTCAGTACATGGGCAATTTGTAAAATGAATATGCTGTTTCACTTCGCTAGAGGGGCAGATATTCGTAAAGGTGATACAATCCGTACTCCGATGCATACAGAAGGTGGAGTATTAAAAACGTTTGATGTTATTTTAGCCAATCCGCCATTCTCACTTAAAAATTGGGGTGTTGAAGAAGCAGAAAATGATCCATATAATCGTTTCTCATACGGTGTTCCTCCGAAATCATATGGAGATTTAGGATTTGTATCCCATATGGTAGCGAGTTTGAATCAAAAAGGTAAATTAGGCACAGTTGTCCCACATGGAGTCTTATTTCGTGGGGGGGCAGAAGGGAAGATTCGTCAAGGATACTTAATAGATGATCTTGTTGAAGCAGTTATAGGTCTACCTTCGAATGTCTTTTATGGGACAACTATTCCTGCTGCTCTAATCATTATTAATAAAAACAAGCCTTTTGAACGCAGAAATAAAGTCTTGTTTATAGATGCTAGTCAAGAATTTATAAAGGATGGAAATAAGAACAAACTCCGTGAAGAAGATATAGAGAAAATTGTTGTTACATTTAATGAATTTATAGATATTGAAAAGTATGCTGCAATTGTGGATATAAATACTATTAAGGATAATGAATATAATTTAAATATTAGCCGGTATATAGATACTTCTGAGGAAGAGGAAGAAATTGATATTAGTGGTGTAATTAATGATTTGAAGGAAATTAAAAAGGAATTTTCTAA